One Lepisosteus oculatus isolate fLepOcu1 chromosome 13, fLepOcu1.hap2, whole genome shotgun sequence genomic region harbors:
- the LOC102695682 gene encoding G-protein coupled receptor 55-like produces MNISSNCTPTITEGVRTLLTIIYIPTFILGVLGNVTVLVIFVRGRRHWNDMMTYMTNISIADCFVLISLPFKIYSYYSTWTLPSLCFVFVSSYYVNMYVSIQTVTAISVVRYIAIKYPFKAQAIMSPWKALIVCILIWVLNCTVSSQFHLVDAPENPNKTDDDFRCFQKNTKKPLPLPFILILEIVGFLLPFSLMTFSSLQVIRTLSKQKQVGEKTQCIRIITTNLTIFAVCFIPFHLGFLLKYIIETHAHDSCDLLQGIHNFVHISMCIANTNCCLDSFCYYFVTKDFWKSALCCSPKELLTNKPSGAGSVH; encoded by the coding sequence ATGAATATCTCATCAAATTGCACCCCTACAATAACAGAAGGGGTTCGGACATTGCTGACCATTATCTACATACCCACATTCATCCTGGGAGTGCTAGGCAACGTCACTGTATTGGTGATATTTGTCCGTGGGAGAAGACATTGGAATGACATGATGACATACATGACCAACATAAGCATTGCAGACTGCTTCGTCCTCATTTCTCTTCCATTCAAGATCTATTCTTATTATAGCACATGGACATTACCATCTCTCTGCTTTGTCTTTGTCTCCAGTTATTATGTTAACATGTATGTGAGCATCCAAACAGTCACAGCCATAAGTGTTGTTCGATATATAGCAATAAAGTACCCTTTTAAAGCACAAGCCATCATGTCTCCATGGAAAGCGTTAATTGTGTGCATCTTGATATGGGTGCTGAACTGCACAGTCAGCTCTCAGTTTCACTTGGTTGACGCTCCAGAAAATCCCAACAAGACAGATGACGATTTTAGATGTTTCCAGAAGAACACAAAGAAACCTTTACCCCTTCCTTTTATTCTGATTTTGGAGATAGTAGGCTTCCTTTTGCCTTTTTCGTTAATGACCTTTTCTTCACTCCAAGTTATCCGTACTTTGTCAAAGCAAAAACAAGTAggtgagaaaacacaatgtattCGTATCATCACAACTAACTTAACCATCTTTGCAGTCTGCTTCATTCCCTTCCATTTGGGATTTCTGTTAAAGTACATAATTGAGACACATGCACATGACAGCTGCGATCTCCTGCAAGGAATACACAATTTTGTTCACATATCCATGTGCATTGCCAACACAAATTGTTGTCTTGACTCTTTCTGTTATTACTTTGTAACCAAAGATTTCTGGAAGTCTGCTTTATGCTGTTCACCTAAGGAACTTCTAACTAATAAACCATCGGGTGCAGGATCAGTACATTAG